A stretch of the Staphylococcus sp. NRL 16/872 genome encodes the following:
- a CDS encoding ABC transporter permease — translation MRNLNKVLLIPYFLWMVLFIIIPVILLIYFSFTDVKGHFSFTNYEQVFSLKYLKMMWDSIFYAALITIITLIISYPAAYFIRASKNSNLWLLILIIPTWINLLLKTYAFIGILSHQGMINKFLNFLHIPSANMLFTPGAFLLVASYIYIPFMILPIFNSMKAIPNNLLQASSDLGASPFTTFRKIIIPQTKEGVMTGIQVTFIPALSLFMITRLIAGNKVINIGTSIEEQFLVIQNYGMGSTIAIVLIVFMAFILIITKSKSTDERG, via the coding sequence ATGCGCAATCTTAATAAAGTATTGCTAATTCCTTATTTTTTATGGATGGTGTTATTTATCATTATCCCAGTGATACTGCTTATTTATTTCTCTTTTACAGATGTAAAAGGTCACTTCAGCTTTACGAATTATGAGCAAGTTTTTTCATTAAAATATTTAAAAATGATGTGGGATTCTATCTTCTATGCAGCACTTATCACTATAATCACATTGATTATTAGTTACCCAGCAGCTTATTTCATACGAGCTTCTAAAAATTCAAATCTTTGGTTGCTTATCTTAATCATACCGACTTGGATTAACCTATTGCTTAAGACGTATGCCTTTATTGGAATTCTAAGTCATCAAGGAATGATTAATAAATTTTTAAACTTTTTACATATTCCATCTGCGAATATGTTATTTACGCCAGGTGCGTTTCTATTAGTAGCAAGTTACATCTATATTCCATTTATGATTTTACCAATTTTTAATAGTATGAAAGCTATACCCAATAATTTATTGCAAGCGTCTAGTGATTTAGGTGCCAGTCCATTTACGACTTTTAGAAAAATAATTATTCCACAAACAAAAGAAGGTGTAATGACAGGTATTCAAGTCACATTTATTCCAGCATTATCATTATTCATGATTACAAGATTAATTGCTGGAAATAAAGTCATTAATATTGGTACATCTATTGAAGAGCAATTCTTAGTTATTCAAAACTATGGGATGGGTTCTACAATTGCTATCGTACTTATAGTATTTATGGCATTTATATTAATTATTACTAAATCTAAATCTACAGACGAGAGAGGGTGA
- a CDS encoding ABC transporter permease, which translates to MKWYGKIYIGLLLIFLYVPIFFLMFYSFNSAGNMSHFEHFTWEHYQTLFQDDRLMSIIFNTIAVALLAAAISTIIGTFGAIALFYLRNKKFKVTLLTLNNVLMVSSDVVIGASFLIMFTALGHLTGLGLGFGTVLASHIAFCIPIVVIVVLPQLYEMNHNILNAARDLGATESQILGRVLIPNLMPAIIGGFFMALTYSLDDFTVSFFVTGNGFSVLSVEVYAMARKGISMEINAISTILFGAIILGIVGYYAIQRTVKRRQAFKRGVQQ; encoded by the coding sequence ATGAAGTGGTATGGAAAAATTTATATTGGACTTCTATTAATCTTCTTATACGTTCCGATATTCTTTCTAATGTTTTATTCATTTAATTCAGCTGGAAATATGAGTCATTTTGAGCATTTTACTTGGGAACATTATCAAACGCTATTCCAAGATGATCGTCTGATGTCAATCATTTTTAATACGATTGCCGTTGCATTGTTAGCTGCAGCAATTTCCACAATTATAGGTACATTCGGAGCGATTGCATTATTTTATCTAAGAAATAAAAAATTCAAGGTAACATTACTGACTTTAAATAATGTATTGATGGTATCTTCTGATGTAGTCATTGGGGCTTCATTCTTAATTATGTTTACCGCGCTTGGTCATTTAACTGGTTTAGGATTAGGTTTTGGGACGGTACTCGCTTCACATATTGCATTTTGTATTCCAATTGTAGTGATTGTAGTTTTACCACAATTATATGAAATGAATCATAATATTTTAAATGCAGCACGTGATTTAGGGGCAACTGAATCTCAAATCTTAGGAAGAGTACTTATTCCTAATTTAATGCCAGCAATTATTGGTGGTTTCTTTATGGCTTTAACGTATTCGTTAGATGATTTTACAGTCAGCTTTTTTGTTACTGGTAATGGCTTTAGCGTGTTATCAGTAGAAGTATATGCCATGGCGCGTAAAGGTATTAGTATGGAAATTAATGCGATATCTACTATTTTATTTGGTGCAATTATTCTAGGTATCGTTGGGTATTACGCAATTCAACGAACTGTAAAACGTCGCCAAGCCTTTAAGCGAGGTGTACAACAGTGA
- a CDS encoding XRE family transcriptional regulator: MQIGTKLRNLRRQKNLTQEELAERTDLSKGYISQIESQHASPSMETFLNILEVLGTSPGDFFKEKSKEKVLYTKNERTIYDEYDRGYILNWLVTNSNEFEMEPLILSIKPGASYKHFEPSESDTFIYCLEGCVTLTLGKERYQAKEEDVLYFRANEIHQLHNETENEVKILIVATASYL; this comes from the coding sequence ATGCAAATTGGTACTAAATTACGTAATTTACGACGTCAAAAAAATTTAACGCAAGAAGAATTAGCAGAGCGTACGGATTTATCAAAAGGGTATATTTCACAGATTGAAAGCCAGCATGCTTCACCAAGCATGGAAACTTTTTTAAATATATTAGAAGTACTAGGCACATCGCCAGGTGATTTTTTTAAAGAGAAATCTAAGGAAAAAGTACTTTATACGAAAAATGAAAGAACAATTTATGATGAATATGATAGAGGATACATATTAAATTGGTTAGTCACAAATTCTAATGAATTTGAAATGGAACCCCTTATCTTATCTATTAAACCGGGAGCTTCTTATAAACACTTTGAACCTTCTGAATCAGATACTTTTATTTATTGTCTCGAAGGTTGCGTCACACTCACTTTAGGAAAAGAACGATATCAAGCTAAAGAAGAAGATGTATTATATTTTAGGGCTAATGAAATTCATCAATTGCATAATGAAACGGAAAATGAAGTTAAAATTTTAATTGTTGCTACAGCATCATATTTGTAA
- a CDS encoding ABC transporter ATP-binding protein: MEPLLSFKNVTKGYDDMTILNQMDLEIESGYFYTLLGPSGCGKTTILKLIAGFEQPDDGDIIYLNKSIGNLPANKRKVNTVFQDYALFPHLNVFDNIAFGLKLKNQSKKEINQKVKDALNLVKLSGYEHRNINEMSGGQKQRVAIARAIVNEPEILLLDESLSALDLKLRTEMQYELRELQKRLGITFIFVTHDQEEALALSDYIFVMKDGKIQQFGTPTDIYDEPVNRFVADFIGESNIVEGTMVKDFVVNIYGQDFECVDAGIPSNKNVEVVIRPEDISLIEADKGLFKAKVDPMLFRGVHYEICCIDRKGYEWVIQSTKKAEVGSEVGLFFDPEAIHIMVPGETEEEFDKRIESYEEIDHAQS; this comes from the coding sequence ATGGAGCCATTGTTATCATTTAAAAATGTAACAAAAGGTTACGATGATATGACTATTCTAAATCAGATGGATTTAGAAATTGAATCAGGATACTTTTATACTTTACTAGGTCCATCAGGATGTGGTAAAACAACTATTTTAAAATTAATTGCAGGCTTTGAACAACCTGATGATGGCGATATTATTTATTTGAATAAATCAATTGGAAATTTGCCAGCGAATAAACGCAAAGTGAATACAGTGTTCCAAGATTATGCATTATTTCCTCATTTAAATGTGTTCGATAATATTGCTTTTGGATTAAAACTTAAAAATCAATCTAAAAAAGAAATTAACCAAAAAGTTAAAGATGCGTTAAATCTTGTGAAATTATCAGGATATGAACATCGGAATATTAATGAAATGAGTGGGGGGCAAAAGCAACGAGTAGCGATTGCAAGAGCAATTGTAAATGAACCCGAGATACTTTTACTAGATGAATCATTGTCAGCATTAGATTTAAAGTTACGTACAGAAATGCAATATGAATTGCGTGAATTACAGAAACGTTTAGGTATCACTTTTATTTTTGTCACGCATGATCAAGAAGAGGCACTAGCGTTAAGTGATTATATTTTTGTTATGAAAGATGGTAAAATTCAACAATTTGGTACACCTACTGATATATACGATGAGCCTGTTAACCGTTTTGTTGCCGATTTTATAGGTGAGTCTAATATAGTAGAAGGCACAATGGTAAAAGATTTTGTAGTAAATATTTACGGTCAAGATTTTGAATGTGTAGATGCCGGTATTCCTTCTAACAAAAATGTAGAAGTCGTAATTCGACCTGAAGACATTTCGTTAATTGAAGCAGACAAAGGTCTCTTTAAAGCGAAAGTAGATCCAATGTTATTTAGAGGTGTGCATTATGAAATTTGTTGTATAGATAGAAAGGGATATGAATGGGTGATTCAATCGACGAAAAAAGCTGAAGTGGGTAGCGAGGTTGGCTTGTTCTTTGATCCTGAAGCTATACATATTATGGTGCCAGGGGAAACGGAAGAAGAATTTGATAAACGAATCGAAAGTTATGAGGAAATAGATCATGCGCAATCTTAA
- a CDS encoding UPF0223 family protein, with translation MEYQYPLDLDWTNEEMVDVIAFFNKIENYYEQSVNGAELMTHYKRFKEIVPGKAEEKTLFKEFEEKSGYNSYKAVQDVKNHPDQLTFSGQNR, from the coding sequence ATGGAATATCAATATCCACTAGATTTAGATTGGACAAATGAAGAAATGGTCGACGTTATCGCATTCTTTAATAAAATAGAGAACTATTATGAACAATCAGTTAACGGAGCTGAATTAATGACCCACTATAAACGTTTTAAAGAAATCGTGCCTGGCAAGGCGGAAGAAAAAACGTTATTCAAAGAATTTGAAGAAAAAAGCGGTTATAACAGTTATAAAGCCGTACAAGATGTTAAAAATCACCCTGATCAACTAACATTTAGTGGACAAAATCGATAA